In one window of Photorhabdus laumondii subsp. laumondii DNA:
- the lipB gene encoding lipoyl(octanoyl) transferase LipB, whose product MKFQLQHKTIFLRQLGIQPYEPISDAMHLFTEQRDTNTPDEIWLVQHPKVFTQGQAGKAEHLLSLGDIPVIQSDRGGQVTYHGPGQQVMYVMIDIKRARIGVRQLVTAIEDTVIKTLAHFGVKAYARPDAPGVYVNEAKICSLGLRIRKGCSFHGLALNIAMDLEPFQRINPCGYAGMKMIQLSDLVPGITVEQVQPVLVEKFCQQLGFKLNS is encoded by the coding sequence ATGAAGTTTCAATTGCAACATAAAACGATTTTCTTACGTCAATTAGGAATACAGCCCTACGAGCCGATTTCTGATGCAATGCACTTGTTTACTGAGCAGCGAGATACTAATACACCTGATGAAATCTGGCTGGTACAGCATCCAAAAGTCTTTACTCAAGGACAAGCAGGTAAAGCTGAGCATTTGCTGTCCCTCGGTGATATTCCGGTTATTCAATCCGATCGTGGTGGACAAGTCACCTATCATGGCCCTGGTCAGCAGGTTATGTACGTCATGATTGACATTAAACGCGCCAGAATTGGTGTACGGCAACTGGTTACGGCGATAGAGGATACTGTCATTAAAACCCTTGCTCACTTTGGTGTGAAAGCCTATGCCCGCCCGGACGCCCCTGGTGTCTACGTCAATGAAGCAAAAATTTGCTCTCTTGGATTACGGATACGTAAAGGTTGTTCTTTCCACGGGTTAGCCCTCAATATCGCAATGGATTTAGAACCCTTCCAGCGTATTAACCCTTGTGGCTATGCCGGCATGAAAATGATTCAACTCAGTGACTTAGTTCCTGGAATTACTGTTGAACAAGTACAACCTGTTTTGGTAGAGAAATTTTGCCAGCAGCTAGGATTTAAACTGAACAGTTAA
- the ybeD gene encoding DUF493 family protein YbeD: MKTKLNELLEFPCSFTYKVMGLAEPELVNQVVEVVQRHAPGDYSPQVKPSSKGNYHSVSITINATHIEQVETLYEELGNLELVRVVL, translated from the coding sequence ATGAAAACCAAATTAAATGAACTGCTTGAGTTCCCTTGTTCATTCACTTACAAAGTGATGGGCTTAGCGGAGCCTGAGCTAGTCAATCAGGTCGTTGAAGTGGTTCAACGTCATGCGCCGGGCGATTACTCTCCACAAGTGAAGCCAAGCAGCAAAGGTAACTACCACTCAGTGTCCATTACTATCAATGCGACTCATATTGAACAAGTAGAAACGCTATATGAAGAGTTAGGTAACCTTGAATTGGTACGGGTAGTCTTGTAA